In Dyadobacter sp. NIV53, a single window of DNA contains:
- a CDS encoding prolyl oligopeptidase family serine peptidase gives MKTLHFTYLCLLLSLQANAQKLPATAKRPVVDTYFGKSVTDNYRWLEDMNSSETKDWFKAQGDYSNSVLDQIPGRDILIKTFREYDALKTATIGGVKLRAGLYFYRKTLPSEKVGKIYFRAGRQAREELLFDPVAYDSTKTYAVVDYTPTDDGKRVAIGLTEGGNEIATVLILDMATRKLLPDQIISVFGGGVTWTPDGHGLIYTPQNSLDPKDPNGGLDTQARYHQLGTNASSMSDKSGGTDPVLLSRSKYPTLGIRPDQTPILFYDEQHTHLFSVLSSVDNRLNVFLTSKDSLQKPRIDWQQAIAPEDSIYGFGVAGGKLFLHSVQGASNGKILVTDARTPNVKTATVLLPEGKLNITAISLSRDYLFVTLNDGINDLIRQYNISLGKWTDVPLPASGTARMYPLDPTTNDCLLLTTTWKQPVTRYSYDPVIRKITISPFHIGASYPGLDELVVEELEVPSYDGQSGVPVMVPLSLIYKKGMKRDGNVVCFMTGYGAYGSSAIPNFSIQYLALLNKGVLVAITHPRGGSEKGESWHTGGYKTTKPNTWKDFIACGDYLVKNKYTSPAHLIGMGRSAGGILIGRAITERPDLFAAAINNVGCTSMLRTELTPTGPANIPEFGTVKDSVEFNALYEMDALHHVQQGVKYPAVICVGGWNDYRVMVWEPGKFAAALQNASASGKPVLMQVNYDNGHFTEDKSVTFRDFANIYAFALWQAGHTDFQPSVAETKN, from the coding sequence ATGAAAACGCTCCATTTTACTTATTTATGCCTTTTACTTTCACTACAGGCCAATGCACAAAAACTGCCGGCTACTGCCAAACGCCCCGTTGTGGATACCTATTTCGGAAAGTCCGTGACCGATAACTACCGCTGGCTTGAAGACATGAACAGTTCCGAAACAAAAGACTGGTTCAAAGCCCAGGGCGATTATTCCAACAGCGTACTGGACCAGATCCCGGGCCGTGACATATTGATTAAAACTTTCCGGGAATATGATGCGCTTAAAACGGCAACAATCGGGGGAGTTAAGCTTAGGGCCGGGCTATATTTCTACCGTAAAACGCTCCCCAGCGAAAAAGTGGGTAAAATCTATTTTCGGGCCGGCAGGCAGGCGCGTGAAGAATTGCTCTTCGATCCCGTAGCCTACGATTCAACCAAAACCTATGCGGTAGTGGATTATACGCCCACCGATGATGGCAAGCGGGTAGCTATTGGCCTGACCGAAGGCGGAAATGAGATTGCTACAGTACTGATTCTGGATATGGCTACCCGGAAACTATTGCCGGATCAGATTATTAGTGTATTCGGCGGCGGAGTTACCTGGACTCCGGATGGACATGGGTTGATTTATACTCCCCAGAATTCACTAGATCCCAAAGACCCTAACGGCGGTCTCGATACACAAGCACGCTATCACCAATTAGGCACGAATGCATCCTCCATGTCGGACAAATCAGGTGGAACTGATCCTGTTCTGCTTTCCCGTAGTAAGTACCCAACTTTGGGCATTCGGCCTGACCAGACCCCGATTTTGTTTTACGATGAGCAACACACTCACTTGTTCAGTGTTCTGAGCAGCGTGGACAACCGGCTCAACGTATTCCTGACCTCAAAGGATTCTTTGCAAAAACCCCGTATTGACTGGCAACAAGCTATTGCACCCGAAGATAGTATCTATGGATTTGGGGTGGCGGGTGGAAAACTGTTTTTGCACAGTGTTCAGGGAGCTTCTAATGGAAAAATTCTGGTTACCGATGCCCGCACCCCGAACGTAAAGACCGCTACTGTACTGCTGCCCGAAGGCAAGCTGAATATTACAGCTATTTCGCTAAGCCGGGATTACCTGTTTGTAACGCTTAATGATGGGATCAATGACCTGATCAGGCAATACAACATCAGTTTGGGAAAGTGGACCGATGTACCCCTGCCCGCAAGTGGTACTGCCCGAATGTATCCGCTTGACCCAACCACGAATGATTGTCTGTTATTAACCACAACCTGGAAGCAGCCCGTTACGCGCTACTCTTATGACCCTGTGATCCGAAAAATCACCATCAGCCCTTTTCATATCGGAGCATCTTATCCGGGTTTAGATGAATTAGTAGTCGAAGAACTGGAGGTGCCAAGTTATGATGGGCAGTCCGGCGTTCCGGTGATGGTACCGCTCTCGCTGATTTATAAAAAAGGGATGAAACGAGATGGTAACGTTGTCTGCTTTATGACGGGCTATGGGGCTTACGGATCTTCGGCAATCCCGAATTTTAGCATACAATATTTGGCCTTACTCAATAAGGGAGTTCTTGTTGCAATAACGCACCCTAGAGGTGGCAGCGAAAAGGGTGAAAGCTGGCACACGGGCGGTTATAAAACTACCAAACCTAATACGTGGAAAGACTTTATAGCCTGTGGGGATTATCTGGTCAAAAATAAGTATACCAGTCCGGCTCATTTGATTGGCATGGGAAGAAGCGCAGGTGGTATACTGATTGGCCGTGCCATCACCGAACGCCCCGATTTATTCGCAGCAGCTATCAATAATGTTGGTTGCACCAGTATGTTACGCACTGAACTCACACCAACGGGACCTGCTAATATTCCGGAATTTGGCACCGTAAAAGATTCAGTCGAATTTAATGCACTATACGAGATGGACGCGCTGCATCATGTACAGCAGGGAGTTAAATATCCGGCAGTGATCTGCGTAGGTGGCTGGAACGATTACCGCGTAATGGTCTGGGAGCCGGGCAAGTTTGCGGCTGCACTGCAAAATGCCAGCGCTTCGGGGAAACCCGTCCTGATGCAGGTCAACTACGACAATGGCCACTTCACCGAAGACAAATCCGTGACCTTCCGCGACTTCGCTAATATATATGCCTTTGCGCTCTGGCAGGCCGGGCATACTGATTTTCAACCATCGGTCGCCGAAACGAAAAATTAA
- a CDS encoding tannase/feruloyl esterase family alpha/beta hydrolase yields MRKFHFSFVLLLFGCFASAQSVKPCKPCAELINLQLPDVTILVAEANAGDTIKNPNEPWRGTIVIKKPFCRILGRISREINFEILLPEESNTRFLMSGGGGFVGSIQNDFKSKVDEGFATAGTDTGHEGGDDAKWAYNNMERQLNFGRLAIHRTAVVSKAIMQNYYCAAPSKSYFVGCSRGGGQAMVEAQYYPEDFDGIVAGAPAFAWPATAAKFLEHSQYNYPNPKELRPVITKDNLKLLQNEVLKQCDQIDGNADGILNNPGKCKFDFSKLPVCADEKPGNACLTKAQLAAIKSIYSPLVVNGKQIYPGFPFGGEAENGSWDPWITAPISAQQKEPSLHYMFSTNIFKYLIFNDSTFDYTKYNFKNFATETAFASSYLDATSTDYSEFKKRNGKIIFFHGWNDAALSANATIGHYNGMLKTDKDAQSYARLFLLPGVLHCGGGPGCDNVDWVSLIIDWVEKSKAPDQIVASKDVSGKVTTKNIFAYPKE; encoded by the coding sequence ATGAGAAAATTTCACTTTTCCTTTGTCTTATTGCTGTTTGGTTGCTTTGCTTCGGCCCAAAGTGTGAAACCTTGCAAGCCCTGCGCGGAATTAATAAACCTTCAGCTTCCGGATGTTACGATTTTAGTCGCTGAGGCAAATGCTGGTGATACAATTAAAAATCCAAATGAACCATGGCGAGGAACTATTGTCATAAAAAAGCCTTTTTGTCGCATATTAGGCAGGATAAGCCGGGAAATCAATTTTGAGATTTTGTTACCTGAAGAAAGCAATACCCGTTTTCTGATGTCGGGGGGAGGCGGTTTTGTGGGTAGCATTCAAAACGATTTTAAGTCCAAAGTAGATGAGGGATTTGCCACTGCGGGCACTGACACGGGTCACGAAGGGGGCGACGATGCCAAATGGGCGTACAACAACATGGAGCGACAGCTCAACTTCGGGCGGCTTGCCATACATCGTACCGCCGTGGTTTCGAAAGCCATTATGCAAAATTATTATTGTGCAGCCCCTTCCAAATCATATTTTGTTGGATGTTCGCGCGGGGGCGGACAGGCGATGGTTGAGGCGCAGTATTATCCTGAAGATTTTGACGGGATTGTGGCCGGTGCACCTGCTTTTGCATGGCCGGCAACCGCTGCGAAATTTTTGGAGCACAGTCAATACAATTATCCAAATCCAAAAGAGCTGAGGCCGGTTATCACAAAAGATAATCTTAAACTTCTACAGAATGAAGTTCTCAAACAATGCGACCAAATCGATGGTAACGCTGACGGAATCCTGAACAACCCCGGTAAATGCAAGTTCGATTTTTCCAAATTACCGGTTTGCGCTGACGAAAAGCCAGGAAATGCATGTCTTACAAAAGCGCAGCTCGCGGCCATCAAGTCGATTTACAGTCCATTAGTTGTAAATGGCAAACAGATTTACCCGGGTTTCCCGTTTGGCGGAGAAGCTGAAAATGGTTCCTGGGATCCCTGGATTACCGCGCCAATTTCCGCTCAGCAAAAAGAGCCCAGTCTGCATTATATGTTTTCGACTAATATTTTCAAGTATCTCATCTTCAACGATTCCACCTTTGATTATACGAAGTACAACTTCAAAAATTTTGCCACGGAAACGGCATTTGCTTCATCGTATCTGGATGCTACGAGTACCGATTACAGCGAGTTCAAAAAACGCAATGGTAAGATTATCTTTTTCCATGGCTGGAATGACGCCGCGCTTTCCGCAAACGCAACCATCGGGCATTATAACGGGATGTTGAAAACCGACAAAGACGCGCAATCCTACGCAAGGCTGTTTCTCCTTCCGGGAGTTCTGCATTGCGGCGGCGGCCCCGGTTGCGACAATGTAGACTGGGTCAGCCTGATCATCGATTGGGTAGAAAAGTCGAAGGCGCCCGATCAGATCGTTGCGTCGAAGGACGTTAGCGGGAAGGTTACTACCAAAAATATCTTTGCTTATCCGAAGGAGTAA
- a CDS encoding DUF1569 domain-containing protein — translation MQSIFDEAIRTELIERINKVDETCTAKWGKMEVSQMLRHCVQWEEMILGKRIYKQSFLGKLFGKMALTGMIKDDSPVKQNMPTVPEFKVMEKCDVASEKKKWLALIDEHNYISHPDFVHPFFGKMTREQVGLLAYKHTDHHLRQFGR, via the coding sequence ATGCAATCCATATTTGATGAGGCCATCAGGACTGAATTAATTGAGAGAATTAATAAAGTTGATGAAACTTGTACGGCGAAGTGGGGCAAAATGGAGGTATCGCAAATGCTCAGACATTGCGTGCAATGGGAAGAAATGATTTTAGGCAAACGCATTTACAAGCAATCGTTCCTCGGAAAACTATTTGGAAAAATGGCATTAACAGGCATGATAAAAGACGACAGCCCGGTAAAGCAGAATATGCCAACAGTTCCGGAATTTAAAGTGATGGAAAAATGCGATGTAGCTTCCGAAAAAAAGAAATGGCTTGCGCTGATAGATGAACACAACTACATTTCACATCCGGATTTCGTACATCCATTTTTCGGTAAAATGACCAGAGAACAAGTTGGATTACTGGCTTACAAGCATACCGATCATCATTTGCGGCAGTTTGGGCGTTGA
- a CDS encoding Na+/H+ antiporter, which produces MHTILPFLLAMIAAIVLLNMWAVKLKIAYPILLVVGGLMISLIPGLPVVKIDPDLIFFIFLPPLLFAAAWSISFKEMKKWWRIIGSFAFLVVFFTALSVALFTSYLIPGFTIALGFLLGGIVSPPDAVSTGAIMNFVKIPKSTSAILEGESLLNDASSLIIFRFALVAVGTGQFIWQQAAVSFLWMVLGGAGIGLALAWIFVQAHKRLPTDPPSDIALTLIEPYVMYWVAEQVHSSGVMAVVCGGLYMSARRLIFLNSASRIRGFSVWESFVFILNGVVFFIIGLELPEIVDGLRSKGIPLTTAIGYGVMVTVILVVARIISSYTAMVATLIFRPSVAPRAATNKRRWMMPLMLGWTGMRGVVSLAAALAIPVTLENGADFPYRNLILFITFIVILLTLIVQGLTLPYLIKRMHFFDELFNDEDEELTRQKMKRGLKQHVYEVLKSKYENELQGHAGIEKILKQWEERAKAADDSGMNEKTKVVFVQLLESQREYLAELNKDVSISEEIIRQQLYQIDLEEERLKII; this is translated from the coding sequence ATGCACACGATATTACCATTTCTGCTCGCTATGATAGCCGCCATTGTGCTGTTGAACATGTGGGCTGTCAAACTTAAAATCGCCTACCCTATTCTATTGGTAGTCGGAGGATTAATGATCAGCCTGATACCGGGACTGCCGGTTGTAAAAATTGACCCTGATTTGATCTTTTTCATATTTCTGCCACCCTTACTGTTTGCAGCCGCCTGGTCTATCTCTTTCAAAGAGATGAAGAAATGGTGGCGTATCATCGGCAGTTTCGCCTTCCTTGTCGTGTTTTTTACGGCTCTTTCCGTAGCGCTGTTTACCAGTTATCTCATTCCCGGTTTCACCATTGCCCTGGGGTTTTTATTGGGTGGAATCGTATCTCCACCCGACGCAGTAAGTACAGGCGCTATTATGAACTTTGTAAAAATCCCGAAATCCACCTCAGCGATTTTAGAAGGGGAAAGTTTGTTGAATGATGCTTCGTCACTGATCATTTTCCGGTTTGCCCTGGTTGCAGTCGGAACCGGTCAGTTTATCTGGCAGCAAGCCGCAGTGAGTTTTTTATGGATGGTACTTGGCGGTGCCGGAATTGGACTGGCCCTTGCCTGGATTTTTGTACAGGCGCATAAACGGCTGCCTACGGACCCTCCGTCAGATATTGCACTTACCCTCATTGAACCTTATGTAATGTACTGGGTTGCTGAACAGGTACATAGCTCAGGCGTAATGGCCGTTGTGTGCGGCGGTTTGTATATGTCTGCAAGGCGGCTGATCTTCCTGAACAGCGCCAGCAGAATAAGAGGTTTTAGTGTATGGGAAAGTTTTGTATTTATCCTGAATGGCGTTGTTTTCTTCATTATCGGCCTCGAACTCCCCGAGATTGTGGATGGACTGCGTTCAAAAGGAATCCCTTTGACTACTGCCATTGGTTACGGCGTAATGGTAACTGTCATTTTGGTAGTGGCAAGAATCATAAGTTCGTATACCGCCATGGTTGCTACCCTCATTTTCCGGCCATCCGTCGCGCCGAGAGCGGCAACAAACAAAAGGCGCTGGATGATGCCACTAATGCTTGGCTGGACGGGCATGCGCGGCGTGGTTTCCCTGGCCGCCGCATTGGCCATACCCGTTACTTTGGAAAATGGAGCGGACTTCCCGTACAGGAACCTGATATTGTTTATCACCTTCATCGTGATATTGCTCACCCTGATCGTGCAGGGCCTCACACTTCCCTACCTGATAAAACGGATGCATTTCTTCGATGAATTATTTAACGACGAAGATGAAGAATTGACCAGACAAAAAATGAAACGGGGATTAAAACAGCACGTTTATGAAGTCCTCAAAAGCAAGTATGAAAATGAGCTGCAAGGCCATGCCGGCATTGAAAAAATACTGAAACAATGGGAAGAAAGGGCAAAAGCAGCCGATGACAGCGGGATGAACGAAAAGACGAAAGTTGTTTTCGTGCAGCTTCTCGAAAGCCAGCGGGAGTATCTCGCCGAACTGAATAAGGACGTTTCTATCAGCGAAGAAATTATCCGCCAGCAACTCTACCAGATTGATTTGGAAGAAGAAAGGCTGAAGATTATTTGA
- a CDS encoding VOC family protein, producing MAKQVFINLAVKDLQKSTDFYTALGFTNNPQFSDETGKCMVWSENIFVMILSHEKFTQFATKPIADTKSKLAGLFSLSVDSVDEVNSIMTNGLAAGGIEPNEMRDYGFMQQRTIEDFDGHTWEIFYMDISKFPSEQPAEQ from the coding sequence ATGGCAAAACAAGTTTTCATTAATTTGGCAGTAAAGGATCTTCAAAAATCCACAGACTTTTACACTGCATTAGGCTTTACAAACAATCCTCAATTTTCGGACGAGACTGGAAAATGTATGGTTTGGAGTGAAAACATTTTTGTAATGATCCTGTCGCACGAAAAGTTTACACAATTTGCAACCAAACCTATTGCTGACACAAAATCAAAGTTAGCAGGGCTTTTTTCTTTATCGGTTGACAGTGTTGATGAAGTAAATAGCATAATGACAAATGGACTGGCAGCGGGTGGCATAGAACCAAATGAAATGAGAGATTATGGTTTTATGCAACAGCGTACTATCGAAGATTTCGACGGACATACCTGGGAGATTTTCTATATGGACATTTCAAAATTTCCCTCAGAACAACCTGCGGAACAATAA
- a CDS encoding response regulator encodes MIKTKILFVDDEQDLESLFNQLFRRKIQTGQYEFIYIHDGKKALNLIEQQPDIDVVLSDINMPGIDGLTLLSKISEVNPIIRTVMVTAYGDMNNIRTAMNRGAFDFITKPINFKDLEITVEKAVQYVHQLREMSELKAVDEMKTRFFTNITHELRTPLTLIISPVDKLLETGDLSAPFQKQLSTIRRNARQLLRLINQLLDINKLEARQMNLVNEVGDLPAFVEQIVDLFRPSTDIKQLELIFETDMPSGNYLFDADKWEKILYNLLSNSIKFTETGAIVIRLTQTQTTASLAVSDTGIGVPADKLSHIFNRFYQVDYPHNTLYQGSGIGLALVHELVLRLGGNINVTSQVAGEAAQQGTHFLLELPVQRVADQNQETVYPTTFIDLPRLTNESFGMNHSVTSDNMPLILVVEDKAEMREFIVAELATTYRIRSAANGYEGWMLAQEELPDIIISDLMMPRMDGYTLIEHIKTDQATNHIAIILLTGSLEHGNRLKGYEYGADDYLTKPFNLSELRLKVRNLLSRQQKLREHYQRQLTQPDAPVPVETKQDLFLSRLYQLVEQRLDDSSLSVEWLADQMAMSRKTFYRKVHTLVQLSPNELIRQYRLRKAIDLLRAGNNASETAYLLGFESPSHFSKVFREFYQRTPTDYLKK; translated from the coding sequence ATGATCAAAACAAAAATTCTATTCGTCGATGATGAGCAGGACCTGGAATCTCTTTTTAACCAGCTGTTCCGTCGGAAAATTCAAACCGGACAATATGAATTTATTTACATTCACGATGGTAAAAAAGCTTTAAATCTTATTGAACAGCAACCGGATATTGATGTCGTTCTCAGTGATATCAATATGCCTGGTATTGATGGGCTTACGCTGCTGTCGAAAATTTCGGAGGTCAATCCAATTATCCGTACGGTTATGGTAACCGCTTACGGCGACATGAACAATATCCGCACTGCCATGAACAGGGGTGCTTTCGACTTTATTACCAAACCGATCAACTTTAAAGACCTGGAAATAACGGTAGAGAAAGCGGTACAGTATGTGCATCAGTTACGGGAGATGAGCGAACTGAAGGCGGTCGACGAGATGAAAACCCGTTTTTTTACCAACATTACCCATGAACTCCGAACACCACTTACATTAATTATTTCACCGGTAGATAAACTATTGGAGACCGGGGATCTTTCTGCGCCTTTTCAAAAACAGTTGTCGACTATCCGGCGTAATGCACGGCAATTACTTCGGCTGATCAATCAGTTGCTGGATATCAATAAATTGGAGGCACGGCAGATGAACCTTGTGAATGAGGTGGGTGACCTGCCTGCTTTTGTCGAACAGATTGTGGATTTGTTTCGCCCGTCTACCGACATTAAGCAGCTGGAACTGATATTTGAAACGGATATGCCATCCGGCAATTATTTATTTGATGCCGATAAATGGGAAAAGATCCTGTATAATTTACTGTCAAACAGCATTAAGTTTACTGAAACCGGTGCCATTGTTATTCGTCTCACCCAGACACAAACTACGGCAAGTTTAGCTGTCAGCGATACAGGCATTGGCGTGCCGGCCGACAAATTGTCCCATATTTTTAACCGGTTCTATCAGGTTGATTACCCACACAACACATTATATCAAGGTTCAGGAATCGGGCTTGCCTTAGTGCATGAATTAGTATTGCGGTTGGGTGGCAATATCAATGTAACGAGCCAGGTAGCAGGAGAAGCCGCACAGCAGGGTACCCATTTTTTATTGGAACTTCCTGTTCAGCGTGTAGCGGATCAAAATCAGGAAACGGTGTATCCCACTACATTCATTGACTTGCCAAGGCTAACCAACGAGTCGTTCGGAATGAACCATTCGGTCACTTCCGACAATATGCCATTAATTCTGGTTGTGGAAGACAAGGCGGAAATGAGGGAGTTTATCGTGGCCGAACTGGCAACCACTTACCGCATCCGTTCGGCAGCAAATGGCTATGAAGGATGGATGCTTGCCCAGGAAGAACTACCAGACATTATCATTTCCGACCTGATGATGCCACGCATGGACGGATATACACTCATCGAGCACATCAAGACAGACCAGGCAACCAACCATATTGCAATAATACTGCTGACTGGCAGCCTCGAACATGGTAACCGGCTGAAAGGGTATGAATATGGGGCAGACGATTACCTGACTAAACCTTTCAATTTAAGTGAACTTCGATTAAAGGTGCGTAATCTGCTCAGCCGCCAGCAGAAACTAAGAGAGCACTACCAACGGCAACTCACCCAGCCAGACGCACCTGTCCCGGTTGAAACCAAACAGGATCTGTTTTTGAGCCGTTTATATCAGCTTGTTGAGCAGCGCCTGGACGATTCTTCACTGAGTGTAGAATGGCTGGCCGACCAGATGGCAATGAGCCGTAAGACGTTTTACCGCAAAGTCCATACACTGGTGCAGCTATCGCCCAATGAGCTCATCCGACAGTACCGGCTCCGCAAAGCCATTGATCTTCTCCGGGCTGGCAACAACGCCTCAGAAACAGCTTATTTGTTAGGTTTTGAATCGCCATCTCATTTTTCTAAGGTTTTCCGGGAGTTTTATCAGCGAACGCCCACAGATTACCTGAAAAAGTAA
- a CDS encoding amidohydrolase family protein produces the protein MKKLLLPFLLLTYLTTQAQQTILHCGKLIDVQNRKVLSGVSVFVTGNKITDVQSGYAAAGAGGKVVDLKNKTVMPGLMDMHVHLIGESKKGDFVNEFIKNPADVAFESVKYANVTLMSGFTTVRDLGGGWGIVISLRNAVNNGLLNGPRIYTAGTALATTGGHADPTNGYRMDLMGDPGPNEGVVNGVVDARKAVRQRYKDGSDLIKITATGGVLSQAKDGAGAQFTEEEIRAIVETAKDYGFKVAAHAHGAEGMKRAIRAGVSSIEHGTFMDDEAITLFKKYGTFHVPTIIAGRSTADSAKIPGYYSPIVTPKALATGPLIQATFAKAYKAGVKIAFGTDAGVFMHGKNWKEFVYMVEAGMPAMEAIRSATVSGAELLGVSDILGVIEKGKLADIVAVDGDPLEDISRMEKVSFVMKDGIIYKNESL, from the coding sequence ATGAAAAAACTACTCCTCCCCTTCCTCCTACTCACCTACCTCACAACCCAAGCACAGCAAACAATCCTCCATTGCGGAAAGCTAATCGATGTACAAAACCGAAAAGTTTTAAGCGGCGTGTCCGTCTTTGTTACCGGTAATAAAATCACAGACGTTCAGAGCGGTTATGCAGCGGCGGGAGCTGGTGGTAAGGTGGTTGATCTGAAAAATAAGACTGTAATGCCCGGGTTGATGGATATGCATGTTCATTTGATCGGTGAAAGTAAAAAGGGTGACTTCGTAAACGAGTTCATTAAAAATCCTGCGGACGTTGCTTTTGAATCGGTCAAATATGCCAATGTCACGTTGATGTCCGGGTTTACGACCGTTCGGGATCTGGGTGGCGGATGGGGTATCGTTATTTCGCTACGGAATGCTGTTAATAATGGTCTGCTTAATGGGCCTAGAATTTATACTGCGGGTACTGCGCTTGCAACCACAGGCGGTCATGCGGATCCGACGAATGGTTACAGAATGGACCTGATGGGAGATCCCGGGCCGAATGAAGGTGTGGTAAATGGTGTGGTCGATGCGAGAAAAGCCGTACGCCAGCGTTATAAAGATGGCTCAGATCTGATCAAAATAACGGCAACGGGTGGCGTTTTAAGTCAGGCTAAAGATGGGGCAGGTGCACAATTTACGGAAGAAGAGATCAGGGCAATTGTGGAAACGGCGAAGGATTATGGCTTCAAAGTGGCTGCCCACGCGCACGGCGCCGAAGGAATGAAGCGGGCGATCCGGGCCGGTGTGTCGTCTATTGAACACGGTACTTTTATGGATGATGAAGCGATTACACTTTTTAAGAAATACGGCACATTTCACGTTCCGACCATTATTGCAGGAAGGTCAACTGCGGATTCGGCCAAAATACCGGGTTACTACTCTCCGATTGTGACACCGAAAGCGCTTGCCACGGGGCCATTAATACAGGCCACTTTTGCCAAAGCGTATAAGGCAGGCGTTAAAATAGCATTTGGTACCGACGCCGGTGTTTTTATGCACGGCAAAAACTGGAAAGAGTTTGTATACATGGTGGAAGCAGGTATGCCGGCAATGGAAGCGATCCGCTCTGCTACCGTAAGTGGTGCCGAACTACTGGGTGTGTCTGATATTCTGGGTGTTATCGAAAAGGGAAAACTTGCTGATATTGTGGCCGTTGACGGCGATCCGCTGGAAGATATCAGCCGGATGGAAAAGGTATCTTTTGTTATGAAAGATGGCATAATTTATAAGAATGAAAGTTTATGA